A segment of the Halalkalicoccus subterraneus genome:
GACTGGGTCTCGACGCCGCCGCCGAGCATCTCGTCGACCTCCGGGATAAGCCATTCGAGCTTGCCGATCCGTTCGCGCCGTTCGAGGACCGTCGAGCCGGTCTCGAACCCGCCGACGTCGGCGGCGTTCCGGGCCGCCCGAATGATGTCGCCGGCGCTCGATTCGCCAACGTCCGCCGTGTTCGAGAGTTCGGCGGGGCTTGCGACCGCGAGGCTGGTGTAGGTATCGTAGCCGTTATCGAGGAGTTTCTCTGCGGTTGCGGGACCGACACCAGGGAGGTCTTCGAGGTCTGAGTCAGCTGCCATACTCCTCCCTTACGCCTATACCCGTATAAACGCTCGTTAACAGGGGAGCGAAAGTGAAACTACACGACGGGATAGGGGTCAGGATCGAGAGAGCCGAACGTTCAAAAGCCGATCAGTCCCAGGGGTGTTTGTCGGGGGAGTCGGGCCACATCGGATACCAGTAGTCAGTGTTGTCCTCGAGGCCGAGTTCCCCATCGAGAACGCTCTGGAGTTTGAACTCGACGGACTGGTCGCGCTCGCGTCCGCGAGTGGGTGCGAAGGGGTAGTACGCGCCACGGCGGAAGGAGTAGACCCAGTAGAGGTAGTTCGAGTTCCTTTCGAACGTGAAGAGGGCCGCCAGCAGCCGCGAGCCGTAGCCCCGCTCGATGAAGGTGTCGGCAGCGAAATGGATGCTGGTGACGAGGTCCTCGGGGTCGCTATCAGTGAGGACGACCCAATGATAGCCCTGCTGGTCCATTTCGATCGCGGCACTCGTCCCGGTTTCGGCCTCGCCGGCCTCGAGGATGTCCCTGACCTCCCGAAGCGTGTCCTCGAAGTCGGTGCTGTCGACGCTCGAAAAACAGAGCGCGGCCGAGCCTTCGTTCGGAAATCCGAGGTCGGCCTCCATCGTCATGTAGGCCGTGCTCATCCCGAAGAGGTCCTCGGGGTCGGCCTCGCGGGTGGCGTCGTGTTCCGCACTGTTACCGAAGATCGCGCGGACCGTGTCCATAAAGCCCATATCGATACCTATCGCCCCCGATACAACAGTTCTCCGGCCTTCCGCTCAGGCCGTCTCCAGTTCGCGTTCGAGGTCGCGCAGTTTCTCGATGCGCTTTTCGGTCGAGGGGTGCGTGCTCGCGATCTTCCCGATGAAGCCCGACTTGATCGGGATGATGAAGAAGGCGTTCATCTCGGCCTGCTCGCGCATGTCCTCCTTGGGCACGCGGTCCATCCGCCCGGAGATCGTCATCAGCGCGCTCGCGAGAGCACTTGGTTTGCCGGTGATCATCGCCGCGCCGCGATCCGCGCTGTACTCGCGGTAGCGCGAGAGCGCACGAATGAGGAGAAAGCTGACGATCCAGACGACCAGCGAGACGAGGATCGCCACCCAGACGGGCGCCTGGTTGCGTCCGTCGCCGCCGCTGAACAGCCAGCCCCAGCGCACGACGATGAACGCGAGCGTCGAGAGGAACGACGCGATGGTCATGACCATCACGTCGCGGTTCTTGATGTGGGACAGTTCGTGAGCCAACACGCCTTCGAGTTCGTCCTCGGAGAGCGCCTGCAGGATGCCCGTGGTCACACAGACGGTGGCGTTCTTCTGGTTGCGTCCGGCCGCAAACGCGTTGGGCACGCGCGAATCGGTGACGGCGACCGTCGGCTTGGGCAGGTCGGCCTGTCGCGACAGGCGAGTGATCGTGTCGTGAAGCTGCGGGTATTCGTCCTCGCTCACCTCGCGTGCGCCCATGCTCTTGAGCGCGAGGGTGTCGCTGAAGAAGTACTGCACCAGCGAGAACCCCCCGAGCATGATCAGCATGGGGATCGCGCTGCCGAAGTACGCGAAGAGGACGCCGGCGAACACGATGTAAAGGGCGAACAACAGGAAGCCCGTGAGGACCATCCGGCC
Coding sequences within it:
- the pspAB gene encoding PspA-associated protein PspAB, with translation MGFMDTVRAIFGNSAEHDATREADPEDLFGMSTAYMTMEADLGFPNEGSAALCFSSVDSTDFEDTLREVRDILEAGEAETGTSAAIEMDQQGYHWVVLTDSDPEDLVTSIHFAADTFIERGYGSRLLAALFTFERNSNYLYWVYSFRRGAYYPFAPTRGRERDQSVEFKLQSVLDGELGLEDNTDYWYPMWPDSPDKHPWD
- the htpX gene encoding zinc metalloprotease HtpX, encoding MQWQTDWGLRGRMVLTGFLLFALYIVFAGVLFAYFGSAIPMLIMLGGFSLVQYFFSDTLALKSMGAREVSEDEYPQLHDTITRLSRQADLPKPTVAVTDSRVPNAFAAGRNQKNATVCVTTGILQALSEDELEGVLAHELSHIKNRDVMVMTIASFLSTLAFIVVRWGWLFSGGDGRNQAPVWVAILVSLVVWIVSFLLIRALSRYREYSADRGAAMITGKPSALASALMTISGRMDRVPKEDMREQAEMNAFFIIPIKSGFIGKIASTHPSTEKRIEKLRDLERELETA